Within Pueribacillus theae, the genomic segment ATCGGCACTTAACGATATTCTTAACGTGTTTCCGATCCCTTTTGATAAAATCGCTCCAAGCCCGGCTGCACTCTTCACCGTTCCGGCAAAAAGCGTTCCCGATTCTGTAATTCCAAGGTGAAGAGGGTAGTCAAAAGCTTTTGCAGCTTTTTCATAAGCTTCGATGGCTAAGTTAACATCCGAAGCCTTTAGAGAAACAATAATGTCGTGAAAATCGAGATCTTCCAATATTTTTATATGATGAAGGGCGCTTTCCACCATGCCGTCAGCCGTTGGATAACCATATTTTTCAAGAATTTTTTTCTCCAATGAACCAGCATTTACACCAATCCGGATGGGAATTCCTTTTTCTTTCGCTGCTTTTACGACGGCCTCAACTTTTTCTCTTTTTCCTATATTCCCAGGATTAATCCGGATTTTATCTGCGCCGCCTTCAATCGCTTTTAAAGCCAATCGATAATCGAAATGAATATCAACAACAAGGGGGATAGTAATTCTTTCTTTTATTTTTGGAATTGCTTCTGCGGCCCGCATATCAGGGCACGCCACTCGAACGATTTGACAGCCGGCTTCTTCCAAACGATTTATTTCAGCAACGGTAGCTTCAACATCGTGCGTCTT encodes:
- the ispG gene encoding flavodoxin-dependent (E)-4-hydroxy-3-methylbut-2-enyl-diphosphate synthase, with protein sequence MSEITHRTKTRPVKVGNLTIGGNNQVVVQSMTTTKTHDVEATVAEINRLEEAGCQIVRVACPDMRAAEAIPKIKERITIPLVVDIHFDYRLALKAIEGGADKIRINPGNIGKREKVEAVVKAAKEKGIPIRIGVNAGSLEKKILEKYGYPTADGMVESALHHIKILEDLDFHDIIVSLKASDVNLAIEAYEKAAKAFDYPLHLGITESGTLFAGTVKSAAGLGAILSKGIGNTLRISLSADPVEEVKVARELLKSFGLASNAATLISCPTCGRIEIDLISIANEVEEYISTIKAPLKVAVLGCAVNGPGEAREADIGIAGARGEGLLFRHGEIIRKIPEDKMVEELKKEVDKLAEEHYAKLANQQ